The Erwinia sorbitola nucleotide sequence ACTTGCAGATCGCCTTCTACCTCCAGTTCACCGCTGCGAATAAGCGAAGTGAGCTGCTGGCGGTCACGCAGTTTTGACAGCGTGGCAAAGCGCGTTTTTACCGTACAATCCGGTGTATCACTCCATTCACCAATGACGTCAACCTGCTGTTCACTGAAGATAAAGATGAGCGGCTGCTTAAGTTCAGCCAGAACGATTGCCAGGCTGCGTCCGTTGAGACGCTGACGCGCCGCCTTCAGGCCACGATCGCGGTACAGCAGATGGTTAAGCGCGGTCTCCAGACTGGCGGTTAATAGCGGCGTTAATGTCATTCGTTTCCCTGCTTAAAACTTAAATCCGCGGTGCAAGGCAACAATGCCGCCCGTCAGATTGTGATACGTGGTGTTTTCAAAACCAACATCGTTCATCATCTGCTTCAGGGTTTCCTGATCGGGATGCATACGAATAGATTCTGCCAGGTAGCGATAGCTGCCTGCATCCTTCGCGACCATTTCGCCAATGCGCGGCAGGATATGGAATGAATAAGCATCGTAGGCTTTGCTTAATGGCGCGAATTGCGGCTTGGAGAACTCCAGCACCAGCAGACGTCCGCCCGGCTTCAGTACGCGGAACATAGAGGCCAGTGCTTTCTCTTTTTCAGTCACATTACGCAGGCCGAAAGCGATGGTGATGCAGTCGAAGTAGTTATCGGGAAACGGCAGTGCTTCGGCATTCGCCTGCACATAGCTAACGTTACCGATGATGCCTTTATTACGCAGCTTTTCGCGGCCGACTTTCAGCATTGAGCTGTTGATATCTGCCAGTACCACTTCACCGGTTTCACCCACCAGGCGTGAAAATTTCGCCGTAAGATCGCCAGTACCGCCAGCCAGATCGAGAACGCGTTGCCCACGGCGCACGCCGCTGGAATCAATGGTAAAACGCTTCCAGATGCGGTGAATGCCGAATGACATCAGGTCATTCATCAGGTCATATTTTGCCGCAACGGAATGGAAAACATCAGCAACCATATCGGCCTTTTCGTCTTTCGCAACGGTGCGATAGCCGAAGTGGGTTGTGTCCTTTGATTCATCTGCCATTTGTTTTGCCTGCTCTACAATCAAATATTTGCCAAGTGTACCAGAGTCACGCAGGCCAGGCACTGACCGTACGCTTATTCATTGATGCGACGAGGTGTTGCATCCGGCGAAAATTCCGTCTTTTCCGCAGGCGGTATATCATCGTCTTCATCGGCCTCGTCGTCAGCCTCTGGCAATGCCTGTTCCACCAGCCTGGGGTTAATCGGGCGTTTTACTTCCACCCCCATCTGGCGAAAACCTTCGGTCTGGGCGATCAAATTCCCCCGACCTTCAGACAATTTTTTCATCGCCTGACGGTAGCTATCCTGAGCTTTATCAAGGTTCTGACCGATGGCACTCATATCATCCACAAACAGACGCATCTTGTCATAAAGCCTTGCTGCGCGGTCAGCTATTCGCTGGGCGTGGCGGCTTTGGTGCTCATAGCGCCACAGGTTATTAATGGTGCGCAGTGCCACCAGCAGCGTCGTCGGGCTGACCAGCATGATGTTCTGGTTAAGCGCCTCATTGATCAGCTCCGGCTGCCTGTCGATAGCCAGCAGGAAGGCCGGTTCAACCGGGATAAACATCAACACATAATCCAGCGAGCGTAAACCGGGTAATTGTTGGTAATCTTTACGACTCAGCAGACGTAAATGCCCGCGAATGGCCGCAATATGGTCGGTAATAGCCAGCTCACGCGCGGCTTCGTCCTCACCGTTGAAATAGCGCTCGTAGGCCACCAGCGTCATTTTCGCGTCAATGACCACATCCTTACCCTGCGGCAGACGCACAATCACATCGGGCTGCATTCTTCCGTTCTGCTCAAGCTGAATGTTGACCTGGGTTTCGTATTCATGACCTTCCCGCAAGCCTGAAGCTTCCAGCACACGGCTGAGGATCACTTCCCCCCAGTTACCCTGAGTTTTGTTATCGCCTTTCAACGCTTTGGTAAGATTAATCGCTTCCTGTGCCATTTGGGCATTCAACTGTTGCAGGTTGCGTATTTCATGGGCAAGCGTGTGTCGCTCACGTGCTTCCTGACCAAAACCTTCCTGAACCTGACGACGGAATCCCTCCAGCTGTTCACGCAGCGGGGTGATCAGGCCGTGCAGGCTTTGACGGTTTTGCTCATCCACCCTGCGGCCGCTGTTTTCAAAAATACGGTTTGCCAGATTTTCAAACTGCGCGTTAAGACGCTGTTCACTGTTGACCAGCAGCCGCTGCTTCTCTTCCGCCGCCATGCGCGTCTCTTCAAGACGGATGGTGACCTCGCGCAGTTCGGCCTCCTGCGAGGCATTGATCTCCAGCTGATTACGCAGCTCGCGCGTTAACTGCTCGGTTTCACTGCGCCAGTGATCAAGATGATGAAGCTTCTCTCCGGCCGCCGCCAGCGAACCATGCAGCTGGCGCAGCTCCTGCTCATTCTGTTTTTGCGTGAGGAGTAGCGCATCAAGCTGCTGCTGCTGGCGCTGACGCTCAGATCCGGCCTGCTCTACCGACTGCTGAAGCAGACGCCGTTCAGTTTCACCATTTGCCAGCTGCTGCTGGCTGCGGATCCCTGCGATTAACCACCCCGCCAGTAAACCGACCAGACCAGAACCTACGCCGTATATGACTGTTGCATCCACCCTGCTTCTCCTGATCAAACCCTATACCCAAAATAATTCGAGTTGCTTGTAGGCGGCAAGCGAGTGAATCCCCGGGAGCATAGAAAAACTATGTGACCAGGATGAGTGAGCGCAGCCAACACCCAAGCAGCTTGAAGTATGAAGGGCTTAACAGGGCAAAAATAGAGGCGCACTGTATGAATGTCCAGATAAAAAATTACGAAGTGAAAGGCACTGTGAGAATTGTCGCGGAGGATCTGAATTTAATGACAGCGGATGAAGGGGGTTGCAGGCCGCGCGTGAGCACGGCCGACAGAGTAAGAAAGCTTAGATCAGACGACGGGCAGCATCGACAACGATCTTCACCGCATCGCTTTCGGTGCGTTTCATGGTTTCCGCATCAGGGATTTCCTGCTGGGTACGGTTCACAATCACTCCGGCTACCATCCCGGCACGCAGCCCCTGGCTGGCACACATGGTAAGCAGCGTGGCTGATTCCATCTCATAGTTCAGCACGCCCATCTGCTGCCACTCTTTCATCGAGTTCTGGAAGCGGCTGACCACACGTCCGGAGAAGGTGTCGTAACGCTCCTGGCCCGGGTAGAAGGTATCCGACGAAGCGGTAACACCAATATGGGTGGTGGCTCCCGCCGCTTTAGCCGCCTCAACCAGCGCAGTGGTACAGGTAAAGTCAGCCACAGCAGGGAACTCCAGCGGAGCAAAGTGCAGGCTGGCACCATCAAGGCGCACAGAACCCGTAGTGACCAGCACGTCACCGACGTTGATGTTCGGCTGGATGGCTCCGGTGGTGCCGACGCGCAGGAAAGTACGCACGCCCAGCTGCGCCAGCTCTTCGACGGCAATAGACGTGGACGGGCCACCGATGCCGGTTGAGCAGACTATCACTGATTTACCGGATAATTCGGCACGCCAGGTGGTAAATTCACGGTGCGAAGCCAGATGAACCGGATTGTCCATCAGGGCGGCAATTTTCTTCACGCGCTCCGGATCGCCCGGCACGATCGCCAGCGTGGCGCCCTGAAGATCAGCTTTCGTTAAGCCAAGGTGAAAAACATCAGACTGTGCCATTTCAAACTCCTGTAACGGGAAACGGGGGATAGTTAACTCACTATTATAGTAAGCAAGTCAGCGGAATTTTTATGTGATTAACATCGACAATACAAATGAAAGTTGCATTAATTACATTAGTAACAGTGACATTCGTCACATTATCATATGTATTCTGGTCACTTTCACACCCCAGGCTCTGTGGTTCAGGCTTATCTGGTGTTATGAGATCCTGAGGCGACGCCTGCCCCATCGCATTCCTGGCTATAGTTAAAACCTGAATGCCGATCGTCTATGCGCATGCACGGAGAAGAGGGAGAAGAGAATGAAAACCGACGATAACACGACGCAAGAATTGAGCAATAAAGGCTTTGCGCCCGCGACGCTTCCCACCGCAGCGACTACGATAACGACTGAGAGCGCAGATATTCTGTCGGGTGAAACCTCGATTCCCACCCAGGGTGAGAATATGCCTGCCTTCCATGCTAAACCACGCCATGCTGAGGGGCTGTTGCCGGTAGTGCTGGTGATTCAGGAGATTTTTGGGGTTCATGAACATATCCGCGATATCTGCCGTCGCCTTGCCGCTGAAGGCTATCTGGCGGTGGCACCTGAGCTTTACTTCCGTCAGGGCGATCCTGCTGATTATACCGATATCCCCACTCTTTTTAAGGAACTGGTGAGCCAGGTGCCGGACAGTCAGGTACTGGCCGATCTTGACCACGTGGCTAACTGGGCCGCGCGTCACGGCGGTGATATGCGCAATATGGCTGCCACCGGTTTTTGCTGGGGCGGGCGGATTACCTGGCTGTATGCCGCGCACAATCCGCAGCTGAAAGCCGCCGTTGCCTGGTATGGCAAACTGGTGGGTGAAAAAACCATGAAGCAGCAGAAGCAGCCGGTGGATATTGCGGTGGATCTTAATTCACCCGTTCTGGGCCTCTACGGCGGTAAGGATGAGAGCATCCCGCTGGATAGCGTGGAGACCATGCGTCATGCCCTGCGGGCGGCGAATGCCGACGCGGAAATTATTGTTTATCCCGATGCCGGGCATGCCTTTAATGCCGACTATCGCCCAAGCTATCACGCTGAGTCGGCCCGGGATGGCTGGCAGCGAATGCTGGCATGGTTTAAACAGTATGGCGTTGCGCCAAAAGCATAAAAAAAGGGGTGCCAGGCACCCCTAATAAGCACTACACAATTACATCAACAACACAGAGAATTATGCTTTTTGTGCGTTGCGCAGGTTCTGCGCCGCTTTAACCATATTCGCCAGCGCCTGGCGAGTTTCCGGCCAGCCGCGCGTTTTCAGACCGCAGTCTGGATTCACCCACAGACGCTCAGTCGGGATACGTTTTGCCGCTTTCAACAGCAGCGCTTCCATCCACTCCACGCTCGGAACGTTTGGCGAGTGAATGTCATATACGCCGGGACCGATTTCATTCGGGTATTCGAACTCCTCAAACGACTCCAGCAGTTCCATATCAGAACGCGAGGTTTCAATGGTGATCACGTCAGCATCGAGTGCAGCGATCGAATCCATGATGTCATTGAACTCGCAATAACACATATGGGTGTGAATCTGTGTGTCATCCTGCGCTACAGCGGCATTCAGACGGAAAGCATCCACCGCCCACTCCAGATAAGCAGCCCAGTCAGAGCGGTGCAACGGCAGGCCTTCACGCAGTGCAGGTTCGTCGATCTGGATGATACCGATTCCGGCTTTTTCCAGGTCTTCCACCTCATCTCGCAGTGCCAGTGCAATCTGTTTGGCGATAGTTTCACGTGATACATCTTCCCGCGGGAAGGACCAGCACAGAATGGTTACCGGGCCTGTCAGCATGCCTTTGACCGGTTTGTCGGTCAGTGACTGAGCGTACTTCGCCCACTCAACGGTAATCGCTTCCGGACGGCTAACGTCACCGATAATGACCGGTGGTTTCACACAGCGTGAACCGTAGCTCTGTACCCAGCCGTTCTGCGTGAAGATG carries:
- the rmuC gene encoding DNA recombination protein RmuC; translation: MDATVIYGVGSGLVGLLAGWLIAGIRSQQQLANGETERRLLQQSVEQAGSERQRQQQQLDALLLTQKQNEQELRQLHGSLAAAGEKLHHLDHWRSETEQLTRELRNQLEINASQEAELREVTIRLEETRMAAEEKQRLLVNSEQRLNAQFENLANRIFENSGRRVDEQNRQSLHGLITPLREQLEGFRRQVQEGFGQEARERHTLAHEIRNLQQLNAQMAQEAINLTKALKGDNKTQGNWGEVILSRVLEASGLREGHEYETQVNIQLEQNGRMQPDVIVRLPQGKDVVIDAKMTLVAYERYFNGEDEAARELAITDHIAAIRGHLRLLSRKDYQQLPGLRSLDYVLMFIPVEPAFLLAIDRQPELINEALNQNIMLVSPTTLLVALRTINNLWRYEHQSRHAQRIADRAARLYDKMRLFVDDMSAIGQNLDKAQDSYRQAMKKLSEGRGNLIAQTEGFRQMGVEVKRPINPRLVEQALPEADDEADEDDDIPPAEKTEFSPDATPRRINE
- the ubiJ gene encoding ubiquinone biosynthesis protein UbiJ, with protein sequence MTLTPLLTASLETALNHLLYRDRGLKAARQRLNGRSLAIVLAELKQPLIFIFSEQQVDVIGEWSDTPDCTVKTRFATLSKLRDRQQLTSLIRSGELEVEGDLQVVQQFSALLDLAELDPAEYLAPWTGDIAAQGITQFARRGFNAVRRDVQRKQSYLSQTLTEEWRLAPGSLELAWFAEEVDALTRSLDALDARLSQLETK
- the udp gene encoding uridine phosphorylase; this encodes MAQSDVFHLGLTKADLQGATLAIVPGDPERVKKIAALMDNPVHLASHREFTTWRAELSGKSVIVCSTGIGGPSTSIAVEELAQLGVRTFLRVGTTGAIQPNINVGDVLVTTGSVRLDGASLHFAPLEFPAVADFTCTTALVEAAKAAGATTHIGVTASSDTFYPGQERYDTFSGRVVSRFQNSMKEWQQMGVLNYEMESATLLTMCASQGLRAGMVAGVIVNRTQQEIPDAETMKRTESDAVKIVVDAARRLI
- a CDS encoding dienelactone hydrolase family protein, which translates into the protein MKTDDNTTQELSNKGFAPATLPTAATTITTESADILSGETSIPTQGENMPAFHAKPRHAEGLLPVVLVIQEIFGVHEHIRDICRRLAAEGYLAVAPELYFRQGDPADYTDIPTLFKELVSQVPDSQVLADLDHVANWAARHGGDMRNMAATGFCWGGRITWLYAAHNPQLKAAVAWYGKLVGEKTMKQQKQPVDIAVDLNSPVLGLYGGKDESIPLDSVETMRHALRAANADAEIIVYPDAGHAFNADYRPSYHAESARDGWQRMLAWFKQYGVAPKA
- the ubiE gene encoding bifunctional demethylmenaquinone methyltransferase/2-methoxy-6-polyprenyl-1,4-benzoquinol methylase UbiE, which translates into the protein MADESKDTTHFGYRTVAKDEKADMVADVFHSVAAKYDLMNDLMSFGIHRIWKRFTIDSSGVRRGQRVLDLAGGTGDLTAKFSRLVGETGEVVLADINSSMLKVGREKLRNKGIIGNVSYVQANAEALPFPDNYFDCITIAFGLRNVTEKEKALASMFRVLKPGGRLLVLEFSKPQFAPLSKAYDAYSFHILPRIGEMVAKDAGSYRYLAESIRMHPDQETLKQMMNDVGFENTTYHNLTGGIVALHRGFKF